One genomic region from Bacteroidales bacterium encodes:
- the rpmB gene encoding 50S ribosomal protein L28, with protein sequence MARKCDITGTRMMVGNKVSHSNRKSKRRFYPNLQKKRLFLVEENRWVTINITTSILRTINKNGVDSVLKEYREKGTCLV encoded by the coding sequence ATGGCACGTAAATGTGATATTACAGGAACAAGAATGATGGTTGGCAATAAGGTTTCCCACTCGAACCGTAAGTCAAAGAGAAGATTTTACCCAAACCTCCAAAAGAAAAGACTCTTTCTTGTTGAAGAGAATCGTTGGGTCACGATCAATATTACAACTTCTATATTGAGAACCATCAATAAAAACGGAGTTGACTCTGTGCTGAAAGAGTACCGCGAAAAAGGCACCTGTCTGGTGTAA
- a CDS encoding carboxypeptidase-like regulatory domain-containing protein, with translation MATKTLLYVLLLTLLVHVDGFSQNADPNKRLIQFSGVVVTADSLNPVSFATILIKNSRRGTITDYYGYFSFVAMKSDTVQFSAIGFKGSYYVIPDSISRDRYSLIHVMDADTILLEPTIIYPWPTVEDFKEAFVNLDIPDDDLEIARKNLDRAEMRYRVESYKMDGSLNYKNYIGRETSKLYYIGQTQPISVMNPFAWAAFIKAWKEGKFKKQKDDKY, from the coding sequence ATGGCAACAAAAACCCTTCTGTATGTGCTGCTCCTTACGCTTCTTGTGCATGTAGATGGGTTTTCACAAAATGCCGATCCCAACAAACGACTGATACAATTCTCGGGCGTGGTGGTGACAGCCGACAGCCTCAATCCGGTGTCCTTTGCTACTATCCTCATCAAAAATTCGCGCCGCGGAACCATTACCGATTATTATGGCTATTTCTCATTTGTGGCCATGAAATCGGATACGGTGCAGTTTTCAGCAATCGGTTTCAAGGGGAGCTATTATGTGATCCCCGATAGCATTTCCCGCGACCGCTATTCATTGATACATGTAATGGATGCAGACACCATCCTGCTGGAGCCAACCATCATTTATCCCTGGCCTACCGTCGAAGATTTTAAGGAAGCCTTTGTTAATCTCGACATTCCCGACGACGATTTAGAAATAGCCCGCAAAAACCTGGACCGCGCCGAAATGCGCTACCGTGTGGAAAGCTATAAGATGGATGGAAGTTTGAATTACAAAAATTACATCGGCCGTGAGACCAGCAAACTCTATTATATTGGGCAGACTCAGCCTATCAGCGTGATGAATCCTTTTGCCTGGGCAGCTTTTATCAAAGCCTGGAAAGAAGGAAAGTTCAAAAAACAAAAGGACGACAAGTATTAA
- the pssA gene encoding CDP-diacylglycerol--serine O-phosphatidyltransferase, protein MKKHIPNFVTLLNLTSGVIAIVLSFNQALVAAAYFIALAAVFDFMDGMLARLLNARSNIGIQLDSLADLISFGLAPAFILYQIMMAASNMPAVTVGGLEVMLFAAFLIPAFSALRLAKFNIDPTQKEGFIGLPTPANALFFASLPLVAAQAISRDHTMLLGFLDNYWLLLVLAIVFSWLMVAPIPLFSLKLKNLSWQANQLRYVFAAFAVLLVITILAYALPLIIVLYLLMSLFFYRPQQSVIN, encoded by the coding sequence ATGAAAAAACACATTCCCAACTTTGTAACGCTGCTCAACCTCACCAGTGGTGTTATTGCCATTGTTCTGAGTTTTAATCAGGCGCTGGTGGCGGCAGCTTATTTTATTGCCCTGGCTGCGGTTTTCGATTTTATGGATGGCATGTTGGCGCGCCTGCTGAATGCCAGGAGCAACATCGGAATTCAGCTCGATTCACTTGCCGACCTCATCAGCTTTGGGCTGGCGCCTGCTTTTATCCTTTATCAAATAATGATGGCAGCTTCAAACATGCCTGCTGTTACTGTTGGAGGGTTGGAAGTGATGCTCTTTGCCGCTTTTCTAATTCCGGCATTTTCGGCACTACGTCTGGCAAAGTTCAATATTGATCCGACACAAAAAGAAGGTTTTATTGGATTGCCCACTCCTGCTAATGCACTATTTTTTGCTTCGCTGCCATTGGTTGCCGCACAGGCCATTTCCCGCGATCATACGATGTTACTGGGATTCCTCGACAACTATTGGTTGCTACTCGTATTGGCCATCGTTTTCTCGTGGCTAATGGTAGCACCAATACCTTTGTTTTCGCTCAAGCTGAAAAATCTGAGTTGGCAGGCCAACCAACTGCGGTATGTTTTCGCAGCGTTCGCTGTCTTGCTTGTCATCACCATCTTAGCTTATGCCTTGCCACTCATCATCGTGCTTTATCTACTCATGTCGCTGTTTTTCTATAGGCCACAGCAAAGTGTTATTAATTGA
- a CDS encoding S-adenosylmethionine:tRNA ribosyltransferase-isomerase — translation MPDTSFLSHIHIDDYDYPLPTERIAKFPLPDRDASKLLIHRDGQISEDHFYHVAQYLPSDSLLVLNNTRVVRARLNFHKSTGAAIEIFCLEPVHPVAEIQMAFAQKRQSVWKCLVGNARRWKDETLRLELAHSNGNVILEAEKQGRDGDAFLILLKWQPEELTFSEVLDLAGQVPLPPYLNREAVSSDAQTYQTVYAQHDGSVAAPTAGLHFTEAVFEQLAAKNIATSHLTLHVGAGTFKPVGQEGIARHQMHTEQLIISRQLIETVLSQNGKIIAVGTTSVRTLESLYWHGVQLIHNPEAPFYVSQYDPYQNFPEVSVLQALTAIADAMDRRQSPLLSGTTQLLIAPGYRFKIIDGMITNFHQPRSTLLLLIAAWLGIKWEEIYQYALDHEFRFLSYGDSCLFL, via the coding sequence ATGCCAGATACATCATTTCTCTCGCACATCCACATCGACGATTACGACTATCCGCTGCCCACCGAGCGCATCGCTAAATTTCCCCTACCCGACCGCGACGCCTCCAAATTGCTGATACACCGCGATGGCCAAATTTCTGAAGATCATTTTTATCACGTTGCCCAATATCTTCCCTCGGATTCGCTGTTGGTTCTTAATAATACGCGTGTGGTGAGGGCACGCCTGAATTTCCATAAGTCGACCGGTGCAGCCATCGAAATATTTTGCCTGGAGCCGGTGCATCCGGTTGCCGAAATACAAATGGCTTTTGCTCAAAAAAGGCAGTCAGTCTGGAAATGTTTGGTAGGAAATGCCCGTCGCTGGAAAGATGAGACGCTGCGCCTGGAGTTGGCTCATTCAAATGGCAACGTAATACTTGAAGCTGAAAAACAAGGTCGCGATGGGGATGCATTTCTGATTTTATTAAAATGGCAGCCTGAGGAGCTCACTTTTTCGGAGGTGCTGGATCTGGCAGGACAAGTGCCGCTGCCGCCTTATCTCAATCGCGAGGCCGTTAGCAGCGACGCACAGACTTACCAAACGGTTTATGCCCAGCACGACGGCTCAGTGGCCGCTCCTACGGCGGGGCTTCATTTTACCGAGGCTGTCTTTGAGCAGCTTGCCGCAAAAAATATCGCCACAAGCCACCTGACACTTCATGTGGGCGCCGGTACTTTTAAGCCTGTCGGGCAGGAGGGAATCGCCCGCCACCAGATGCATACGGAGCAGTTAATCATTTCCCGGCAATTGATAGAAACAGTGCTTTCGCAAAATGGAAAAATCATCGCAGTAGGCACAACTTCGGTGCGCACACTCGAAAGTTTGTACTGGCATGGCGTACAACTCATTCATAATCCCGAAGCTCCTTTTTATGTTTCTCAATACGATCCTTATCAAAATTTCCCAGAGGTATCAGTCCTTCAAGCCTTGACGGCTATAGCCGATGCCATGGATCGCCGGCAATCGCCACTGCTCTCCGGCACAACGCAGTTGCTCATTGCTCCGGGCTATCGTTTCAAAATTATCGATGGAATGATTACCAATTTTCATCAACCACGCAGTACGCTGCTACTCCTCATAGCCGCCTGGCTGGGGATAAAATGGGAAGAAATCTATCAATACGCACTCGATCACGAGTTCCGCTTTCTGAGCTACGGCGACAGTTGCTTGTTTTTGTAA
- a CDS encoding N-acetylmuramoyl-L-alanine amidase, with protein MKKDVSKIRIIPLLLLMFLMVASSATAQEYKKVTPEKGEGIFGMLRRYNLEPNDYFDAFIELNKKNLGDDLLLKTGQNYLLPIQIEDAEGNPIESGVFPIFGPKYQRVDFKDNILQGAVFYIVSGHGGPDPGAMGRSGGHVLCEDEYAYDIGLRLARNLLEHNATVYIITRDPDDGIRDDRYLKCDKDEYCWPDEEIPLNQTRRLKQRVDAINALAKKYGGQYQRTIELHVDSRYEEHNVDIFFYHHPNSRRGQELNNTLFTTIKEMYERHQPGRGYKGSISGRRLYMLRYANPVSTYIELGNINHPRDQKRLLEVSNRQAIANWLTLGLLKDYANSKK; from the coding sequence ATGAAAAAAGATGTAAGTAAAATCCGAATAATACCACTCCTTCTGTTGATGTTTTTGATGGTTGCCTCGAGTGCCACAGCGCAGGAATATAAAAAGGTGACTCCCGAAAAGGGAGAAGGCATCTTTGGAATGTTGCGCCGCTACAACCTGGAGCCCAATGATTATTTTGATGCTTTTATCGAACTCAACAAAAAAAATCTTGGAGATGACCTGCTGCTAAAAACAGGACAAAATTATCTTTTGCCCATTCAGATCGAAGACGCAGAGGGAAACCCAATAGAATCGGGAGTTTTTCCAATATTCGGCCCTAAATATCAACGGGTAGATTTTAAAGACAACATCTTGCAGGGTGCTGTTTTTTATATCGTTTCGGGTCATGGCGGTCCCGATCCGGGCGCCATGGGGCGCAGTGGCGGGCATGTATTATGCGAAGACGAGTATGCTTACGATATCGGGCTGCGTCTGGCACGCAACCTGCTCGAGCACAACGCTACCGTCTACATCATCACCCGCGATCCCGACGATGGCATTAGAGACGACCGCTATCTGAAATGCGACAAGGACGAATATTGCTGGCCTGATGAAGAGATTCCACTCAACCAGACACGCCGCCTAAAACAACGGGTTGATGCCATCAATGCGCTGGCTAAAAAATATGGCGGACAATACCAACGCACCATAGAGCTGCATGTCGATTCGCGTTACGAAGAGCACAATGTCGACATTTTCTTTTATCACCATCCCAACAGCAGACGCGGCCAGGAACTCAACAATACCCTCTTCACCACCATCAAAGAGATGTACGAACGCCATCAGCCCGGACGCGGCTACAAAGGTTCCATCAGTGGGCGGCGTCTTTACATGTTGCGATACGCCAACCCTGTGTCGACTTATATCGAACTGGGTAACATCAACCATCCGCGCGATCAGAAACGCCTGCTCGAGGTGAGCAACCGGCAGGCCATTGCAAATTGGCTTACACTGGGATTGCTGAAAGATTATGCTAATTCGAAGAAGTAA
- a CDS encoding alginate export family protein, producing the protein MKKVLIIVALILAASYAQAQFSISAQLRTRAEMDRGIVKPIHDTMSTFYYVTQRTRLSFDYNQPKYQMRFTLQDVRVWGDGNVYSQTGLFAATNSLNVHEAWFKIRFGQYSDITIGRQELKYDDQRLIALRNWNQYGISYDAAIFNYLKNDFEINAGVSYNNEMNQKSGKPVFENDLYDANNLMKTLSFLRIHRKLSEAVSASVIITAAGYQKSADSRILYLMPTGGLWLGINSGIFEATINAYYQTGRAQSGKEVSAFMLTANPGVHIGKFRLGAGIDYVSGDDASDKNYDKKEKTFNQMYGTVFSYFGWMNLYSYMKSSTANGGMIDFYPNIEMNFNTKHTARAYFHFFNLANNVMIEDQMIDNKNLGQELDLMYIYKYNSDLMLQAGFSYYFTTDTFERVKKYDVGHTQAPLWSYVMLTFKPTLFTTKSNKQ; encoded by the coding sequence ATGAAAAAAGTCTTAATCATTGTTGCACTCATCTTAGCGGCAAGTTACGCCCAAGCCCAATTTAGCATTTCAGCACAATTGCGCACCCGCGCCGAAATGGATCGCGGCATTGTGAAGCCCATCCACGACACTATGAGCACCTTTTATTATGTAACCCAACGCACGCGTCTCAGCTTCGATTACAACCAGCCCAAATATCAAATGCGCTTTACACTGCAGGATGTACGCGTGTGGGGCGATGGAAATGTCTATTCACAAACGGGATTATTTGCCGCCACCAACAGCCTCAACGTGCACGAAGCCTGGTTTAAGATACGCTTTGGCCAATACAGCGACATCACTATCGGACGGCAGGAGCTCAAATACGACGACCAACGCCTGATTGCCTTGCGCAACTGGAATCAATACGGCATTAGCTATGATGCCGCCATTTTTAATTATCTAAAAAATGATTTTGAAATAAACGCCGGGGTGTCCTACAACAACGAGATGAATCAGAAGAGCGGAAAACCAGTTTTTGAAAATGACCTTTATGATGCAAATAACCTGATGAAAACCCTGAGCTTTTTGCGCATCCATCGCAAATTAAGCGAGGCTGTTTCTGCCTCAGTTATTATTACGGCAGCCGGCTATCAGAAGTCAGCCGATTCTCGCATCCTCTATCTCATGCCGACCGGAGGGCTTTGGCTGGGCATTAACAGTGGCATCTTCGAAGCCACTATCAACGCTTATTACCAAACCGGCCGTGCACAATCGGGCAAAGAAGTAAGCGCCTTTATGCTGACGGCAAATCCGGGGGTTCACATCGGCAAATTCCGCCTGGGCGCCGGTATTGATTATGTTTCGGGCGACGATGCTTCGGATAAGAATTATGACAAAAAAGAAAAAACCTTCAACCAAATGTACGGCACAGTGTTCTCATACTTTGGCTGGATGAATCTATATTCGTACATGAAATCATCCACGGCCAATGGCGGAATGATCGACTTTTATCCCAACATCGAAATGAATTTTAATACAAAACATACAGCGCGTGCATATTTCCACTTTTTTAATCTTGCCAACAACGTGATGATCGAGGACCAAATGATCGACAATAAAAATCTGGGACAGGAGCTCGATCTGATGTACATTTATAAATACAATTCCGATCTGATGCTACAGGCAGGATTCTCCTATTATTTTACAACGGACACCTTTGAACGCGTCAAAAAATACGACGTTGGGCATACGCAGGCGCCGCTATGGAGCTATGTGATGCTCACTTTTAAACCCACATTATTTACTACCAAAAGCAATAAGCAATGA